GGACTACGGCGATGTCGCCGACGTGACGCGTATGCTCTATCTCGAGCCGGACATGGCGGGCTTCGCGGATGCCAAACCGCTCAGCGGCGAAGTGGGCAAGGTGTTTTCCTATTCGAGCGGCACGGCCGTCATGCTCTCGCGGCTGTGGCAGGACGCGATCGGCGACAAGGCGAAGGCGCTGGCATGGCCGCGGACCGCGCTGTTCGAGCCGCTCGGCATGCACAGCGCCGTGCTCGAGACCGACGAGCAGGGCACCTTCGTCGGCTCGTCCTACCTCTACGCCACGGCGCATGACTGGGCGCGCTTCGGCCAGTTCCTGCTGCAGGGCGGCGTCTGGAACGGCGCACAGATCCTGCCGGCTGGCTTCGTCGATTGGATGCGGCAACCCGCGCCGGCATCGAAAGTCTACGGCAAGGGCCAGGTCTGGATCGAGGGTCCGGGCGACGAGGGTAGTCCCGGCGCGGGCGCCGCGGCCGGGCTGCCCAAAGACACCTATTGGATGGAAGGCCATGACGGCCAGACAGCGGCCATCATCCCATCGGAGCAATTGGTGGTGGTGCGTCTTGGGCTGACGCCGGCCAAGCTCGGCTACCGGCCGCAGACGATGGTGGCCGCATTGGTGAAGGCCCTGCATCAGTGAGGGCAGGCTACTTTCGGGGGCCGATCACGCCAAGCCAGGCATAGCCGCGATAAAGCGTTCTGAAATGGAAGGTTGCGCCGATCCGTTCGGATTCCGATACAAGCACGTCGCGCAACGAGGCGCGCGGCTCGACATGGAATTTCCGCAGCCAGCCGCGGAGCAAGGTCCTGAACCAGCGCGGCAGGCCTTCCTGCTGGCCGAAATCGACGACATGCAGCGAACCGCCGGGTGCAAGCGCGGCGAGCGCCGCCGAAACCGTCTTTTCCCAGCCGGGGATCATCGACAGCGAATAGGATACGAAGACGCGGTCGAAATGCGAGGTGCCGAAAAGCGCCCTGGCATCGAAATCCGTGGCGTCGCCGCGCGCCAGGTCGACCCTTGCCGCAAGTCCTTCGCGGGCCATTGCGGCCTTGGCCGTTTCCAGCATTTCGGCCGAGATATCGAGGCCGAAGAATCGGGCGTCCGGATAGCGGCGGGCGGCAAGAACGATGTTGCGGCCGGTGCCGCAGCCGAG
The window above is part of the Mesorhizobium sp. WSM4904 genome. Proteins encoded here:
- a CDS encoding class I SAM-dependent methyltransferase; its protein translation is MSTTELPASHAELMDGVYRWQRHIYDLTRKYYLLGRDRLIAGLDVPRGGTVLELGCGTGRNIVLAARRYPDARFFGLDISAEMLETAKAAMAREGLAARVDLARGDATDFDARALFGTSHFDRVFVSYSLSMIPGWEKTVSAALAALAPGGSLHVVDFGQQEGLPRWFRTLLRGWLRKFHVEPRASLRDVLVSESERIGATFHFRTLYRGYAWLGVIGPRK